One Micromonospora craniellae genomic region harbors:
- a CDS encoding IS5 family transposase — MASVVVTRRHDLTDAQWAVLEPLLPGRKKPGRPPKWSKRQLIDGIRWRVRTGAPWRDVPDCYGHWRTVYGLYRRWQRAGVWAGILAGLQGRADALGLISWDVSVDSTIVRAHQHAAGARRGSHTQVEPPGGSSAAEPADHALGRSRGGLTTKLHLACEQGRMVLAFVITGGQRGDSPQFTTVLDRIRVPRLGVGRPRCRPQRVLADKAYSSKANRGYLRRRGIGCVIPVKADQAANRRKKGSAGGRPPAFDPSAYRQRHAVECGISLLKQHRAVATRYDKLAVRYEATATISMIDNWLRRLERHL; from the coding sequence GTGGCCAGCGTAGTGGTGACGAGGCGGCACGACCTGACCGACGCGCAGTGGGCGGTGCTGGAGCCGTTGCTGCCCGGGCGGAAGAAGCCGGGTCGGCCGCCGAAGTGGAGCAAGCGGCAGCTCATTGACGGGATCAGGTGGCGGGTCCGTACGGGTGCGCCGTGGCGGGACGTGCCGGACTGCTATGGGCACTGGCGGACGGTGTACGGGCTGTACCGGCGCTGGCAGCGGGCGGGGGTGTGGGCGGGGATCCTGGCCGGGTTGCAGGGTAGGGCCGACGCGCTCGGGTTGATCTCCTGGGACGTGAGTGTGGACTCCACGATCGTGCGGGCGCATCAGCACGCCGCCGGCGCCCGCCGGGGCAGTCACACGCAGGTCGAGCCGCCGGGCGGCAGCAGCGCCGCCGAGCCGGCGGATCACGCGCTGGGCCGGTCCCGGGGCGGTCTGACGACCAAGCTGCACCTGGCCTGCGAGCAGGGCCGCATGGTGCTGGCGTTCGTCATCACCGGTGGGCAGCGCGGCGACAGCCCGCAGTTCACCACTGTGCTGGACCGCATCCGGGTGCCTCGTCTCGGTGTCGGCCGGCCCCGGTGTCGGCCGCAGCGGGTCCTGGCGGACAAGGCGTACAGCAGCAAGGCCAACCGCGGCTACCTGCGGCGCCGTGGTATCGGCTGTGTCATCCCGGTCAAGGCCGACCAGGCCGCGAACCGTCGTAAGAAGGGCTCGGCGGGTGGCCGGCCACCCGCCTTCGACCCCAGCGCATACCGGCAGCGTCACGCCGTGGAGTGCGGCATCAGCCTGCTCAAACAGCACCGTGCCGTGGCCACCCGCTACGACAAACTCGCAGTGCGCTACGAAGCCACCGCCACCATCAGCATGATCGACAACTGGCTCCGGCGCCTCGAACGGCACTTATGA
- a CDS encoding IS110 family RNA-guided transposase, translating to MDVIVERVAGLDVSKADVKACVRSPRQGAGRRYGQEVRTFATMTRQLMVLADWLAESHVELVVMEATGDYWKPVFYVLEERFTVWLINARDVKKVPGRKTDVKDAEWLAQLAQHGLVSPSFVPPPAIRRLRDLTRQRVNLVRERVRALHRLESVLEDAGIKMSTVMSRTLTMSGRLMIEALVAGERDPRVLADLALGKARPKIVQLREALIGRFDDNHAFLAGQALNHIDYLDARIAAFTAQIEHLTQEQARQRELLVSIPGVSDRIAEVILAETGGDMTRFRTAAALASWAGVAPGNNVSAGKNLSGSTTHGNRWLLAALGDAAAAAARTRNTYLNSYYKRMVKRRGPRRALVAVMHKILTAVWHMLSHDMPYHDLGLDYFHRRPEQIERRKRRLLHELTELGVDTSHLVATG from the coding sequence ATGGATGTGATCGTGGAACGGGTCGCCGGCCTGGACGTCAGCAAGGCTGACGTGAAGGCCTGCGTCCGCTCTCCCCGGCAAGGAGCAGGCCGGCGTTACGGGCAGGAGGTTCGCACGTTCGCCACGATGACGCGTCAGCTGATGGTGTTGGCGGATTGGCTGGCCGAGTCTCATGTCGAGCTGGTCGTGATGGAGGCGACCGGCGATTACTGGAAGCCCGTGTTCTACGTGCTTGAAGAGCGGTTCACCGTGTGGCTGATCAACGCTCGTGACGTCAAGAAGGTCCCCGGACGCAAGACCGACGTCAAAGATGCCGAGTGGCTCGCCCAGCTGGCGCAGCACGGGCTGGTCTCGCCGTCATTCGTGCCCCCGCCGGCCATACGCAGGCTCCGGGACCTCACCCGGCAGCGGGTCAACCTCGTCCGAGAGCGCGTACGTGCGCTGCATCGGCTGGAGAGCGTCCTCGAGGACGCTGGGATCAAGATGTCCACGGTGATGAGCCGAACCCTCACCATGTCCGGGCGGCTCATGATCGAGGCGCTTGTCGCCGGCGAACGGGATCCCCGCGTGCTGGCTGACCTGGCGCTGGGCAAGGCCCGGCCGAAGATCGTGCAACTCCGTGAAGCGTTGATCGGCCGGTTCGACGACAATCACGCTTTCCTCGCCGGGCAGGCGTTGAACCACATCGACTACCTGGACGCCCGTATCGCGGCTTTCACTGCCCAGATCGAGCACTTGACACAGGAGCAGGCACGCCAGCGAGAGCTACTGGTCAGCATCCCAGGCGTCTCGGACCGGATCGCCGAGGTCATCCTCGCCGAGACCGGCGGCGACATGACACGATTCCGTACCGCTGCCGCGCTGGCCAGCTGGGCCGGAGTCGCCCCAGGGAACAACGTATCCGCAGGCAAGAACCTGTCGGGAAGCACCACCCACGGCAACCGCTGGCTGCTCGCCGCGCTCGGTGACGCCGCTGCAGCCGCCGCCCGAACCAGAAACACCTACCTCAACAGCTACTACAAGAGGATGGTCAAACGACGCGGACCACGACGGGCACTCGTCGCCGTCATGCACAAGATCCTCACCGCGGTCTGGCACATGCTCAGCCACGACATGCCCTACCACGACCTCGGACTCGACTACTTCCACCGCCGCCCCGAACAGATCGAACGACGCAAACGCAGACTCTTGCACGAGCTGACCGAACTCGGCGTCGACACCAGTCACCTCGTCGCTACCGGATGA
- a CDS encoding IS982 family transposase, giving the protein MTQDLDTLLTALYVKIDDSIRTPRWRGRPPLLTDSELVCLAVAQVLLGARSEAHWIRYARIHLAGMFPYLPQRPGYNKRLRAALPLVKKVIRDLARDSDFWFDNHWIVDSTPIPCGMSRPTVQRSDLAGWAGYGYCASHSRFFWGLRLYLVCTPTGMPILWALANPKIGEREVLAAMLEVEAGVVAEHQGILLISDKGFASKTFERDLAVQGIELLRPSRKREKARYGEPMLKKVRQLIESVNDTLKGQLDLEQHGGRTFTGVAVRVAQRLLAMAAAIWHNNKTGAPVTRSLIAYDH; this is encoded by the coding sequence GTGACGCAAGACTTGGACACCCTCTTGACCGCACTGTACGTGAAGATCGACGACAGTATCCGGACGCCCCGGTGGCGTGGCAGGCCACCGCTGCTGACCGACTCCGAGCTGGTCTGCCTGGCCGTGGCGCAGGTACTGCTCGGCGCCCGCTCGGAGGCGCACTGGATTCGCTACGCCCGCATCCACCTGGCCGGCATGTTCCCGTACCTGCCCCAGCGGCCGGGCTACAACAAGCGGCTCCGCGCCGCCCTGCCGCTGGTCAAGAAGGTGATCCGGGACCTGGCCCGCGACAGTGACTTCTGGTTCGACAACCACTGGATCGTCGACTCCACCCCGATCCCGTGCGGCATGTCCCGCCCGACGGTGCAACGCTCGGACCTGGCCGGTTGGGCCGGGTACGGCTACTGCGCCTCGCACTCCCGGTTCTTCTGGGGGCTACGGCTGTACCTGGTGTGTACCCCGACCGGGATGCCGATCCTGTGGGCCCTGGCCAACCCGAAGATCGGCGAGCGGGAAGTCCTGGCCGCGATGCTGGAGGTCGAGGCCGGTGTGGTCGCCGAACACCAGGGCATCCTGCTGATCTCGGACAAGGGCTTCGCGTCCAAGACGTTCGAGAGGGACCTGGCCGTGCAGGGCATCGAACTGCTGCGTCCGTCACGCAAGCGGGAGAAGGCCCGCTACGGCGAGCCCATGTTGAAGAAGGTCCGACAGTTGATCGAGTCGGTCAATGACACCCTCAAAGGCCAACTCGACCTGGAACAACACGGCGGACGAACCTTCACCGGGGTCGCCGTACGAGTGGCCCAGCGTCTCCTGGCCATGGCAGCCGCGATCTGGCACAACAACAAGACCGGCGCGCCCGTCACCCGGTCACTGATCGCCTACGACCACTGA
- a CDS encoding flavin reductase family protein — MANQDQAVEFRRTAGAFATGVGIVSSVHDDIPLAMTVNSFTTVSLHPTLVLICLKHRSRLLAQIRDSSIFAVTVLAADQRDVARWFADARRPSGAAAFSGVRVHRAPATGCLVFSDGLAYFDCRVRDLSDQGDHSVVIGEAVSYGALHPTRAPLLFLHGSYRSIASMPAA; from the coding sequence ATGGCCAACCAGGACCAGGCGGTGGAGTTCCGCCGTACCGCGGGTGCTTTCGCCACCGGCGTCGGCATCGTCAGCAGCGTGCACGACGACATTCCGCTGGCGATGACGGTCAACTCGTTCACCACCGTGTCGCTGCACCCCACCCTGGTTCTGATCTGCCTGAAGCACCGGAGTCGACTGCTCGCCCAGATCCGTGACTCCAGCATCTTCGCGGTCACCGTACTGGCGGCGGACCAACGGGACGTCGCCCGGTGGTTCGCCGACGCCCGGCGGCCCTCCGGCGCTGCCGCGTTCTCCGGCGTCCGGGTGCACCGGGCGCCGGCGACCGGCTGCCTCGTGTTCAGCGACGGACTGGCCTACTTCGACTGCCGGGTGCGTGACCTCTCGGACCAGGGCGACCACTCGGTGGTCATCGGGGAGGCGGTGTCCTACGGCGCCCTGCACCCGACCAGGGCGCCGCTGCTGTTCCTGCACGGGTCGTACCGGTCGATCGCGTCGATGCCTGCCGCGTAG
- a CDS encoding ISAs1 family transposase: MTRFAPLLAALDLSAALVTADALHTQREHARWLAETKHAGYLFTVKNNQPRLYRQLKALPWTKVPVQDQTRERGHGRYDIRRLQAVTCTGPLALDFPHAVQALRIRRRRLNLTTGRWSTVTVYAITNLTAAQASPADLADGLRGHWAIETLPHIRDTTYGEDASRLRTGNAPRAMATLRNTAISLLRLAGITTIAQALRRNSRNPYRPLQLLGLT; encoded by the coding sequence ATCACCCGATTCGCACCGCTGCTGGCCGCCCTCGACCTGAGCGCGGCACTCGTCACCGCTGATGCGTTACACACCCAACGCGAGCACGCCCGCTGGCTCGCCGAGACCAAGCACGCCGGCTACCTGTTCACCGTGAAGAACAACCAGCCGCGCCTGTACCGGCAGCTCAAAGCCCTGCCCTGGACGAAGGTCCCGGTCCAAGACCAGACCCGCGAACGCGGCCACGGCCGCTACGACATCCGCCGTCTACAAGCGGTCACCTGCACCGGGCCGCTCGCACTGGACTTCCCACACGCCGTCCAAGCCCTGCGGATCCGCCGCCGCCGACTCAACCTGACCACCGGCCGCTGGTCCACCGTCACCGTCTACGCCATCACCAACCTGACCGCCGCCCAGGCCAGCCCCGCCGACCTGGCCGACGGGCTACGCGGACACTGGGCCATCGAAACGCTGCCCCACATCCGCGACACCACCTACGGCGAAGACGCCAGCCGCCTGCGCACCGGCAACGCACCCCGCGCAATGGCCACCCTGCGCAATACCGCGATCAGCCTGCTCCGCCTCGCCGGCATCACCACCATCGCCCAAGCCCTCCGCCGCAACAGCCGAAACCCCTACCGACCGCTACAACTCCTCGGACTCACCTGA
- a CDS encoding transposase family protein — MPDRRDPRGVVHALPGVLAAAVAAVLTGARSAAAVAEWAGDVPQQVLAELGVFRDPLTGVYRAPDESTFRRILAGVDADALDDVVGRWLITSRPAAGTPTGRRVYSVDGKTLRGSGPAGAQVHLLAVLDQRTGAVLAQVDVAGKTNELFRSRATFWLVGRCGSVGLVDAV, encoded by the coding sequence GTGCCGGACCGGCGAGACCCACGCGGTGTCGTCCATGCGCTGCCCGGGGTCCTGGCCGCCGCGGTCGCGGCGGTGTTGACCGGCGCCCGGTCCGCGGCGGCCGTCGCCGAATGGGCCGGTGACGTCCCGCAGCAGGTCCTCGCCGAGTTGGGCGTGTTCCGAGACCCGCTCACCGGGGTGTATCGGGCGCCGGACGAGTCCACATTCCGGCGGATCCTGGCTGGCGTCGACGCCGACGCTTTGGACGACGTGGTCGGCCGGTGGCTCATCACGTCCAGGCCGGCGGCAGGAACCCCGACCGGCCGGCGTGTATACAGCGTGGACGGCAAGACCCTGCGGGGCAGCGGACCGGCCGGAGCGCAGGTGCACCTGCTGGCCGTACTGGACCAACGCACAGGGGCGGTCCTCGCCCAAGTCGACGTGGCCGGCAAGACCAATGAGCTGTTCAGGTCTCGCGCGACGTTCTGGTTGGTTGGAAGATGTGGGTCGGTCGGCCTGGTCGACGCCGTGTGA
- a CDS encoding VOC family protein, with product MIGRLHSVVLDCPDAEKLAEFYVELTGLEWADSDGYWVTLKGPDGHPRLCLQSVADYQPPQWPDPTFPQQAHLDVEVDDIQEAEQAVLRLGASLLRGGGSRNHGFRVYADPVGHPFCLVWGQD from the coding sequence ATGATCGGTCGACTGCACTCGGTGGTGCTGGACTGTCCCGACGCCGAAAAGTTGGCGGAGTTCTACGTCGAGCTGACCGGCCTGGAATGGGCCGACAGCGACGGGTACTGGGTGACGCTGAAGGGCCCGGACGGGCATCCCCGCCTGTGCCTCCAGAGCGTCGCCGACTACCAGCCGCCTCAGTGGCCGGATCCGACTTTCCCGCAGCAGGCCCACCTCGACGTGGAGGTGGACGACATCCAGGAGGCCGAACAGGCCGTGCTCCGGCTCGGCGCCAGCCTGCTGCGCGGCGGCGGGAGCCGCAACCACGGTTTCCGGGTCTACGCCGACCCGGTGGGGCATCCGTTCTGCCTGGTGTGGGGTCAGGACTAA
- a CDS encoding GNAT family N-acetyltransferase, whose amino-acid sequence MAETFIGPGAMDLRRLLPPTTLVLVAEHDEYGVIGALVAYPPGGVIQQLVEHHRRTGLTGEQLSQLVMAGVMWIVRVKAIAVDEAMRGHGIGSALLYRCQQMYARCGYMITYGQMADSPALERFYRNHSFEVLERDSAFDPWVVLGVHTEIRPNPGERTFVRYQEAGPDRRRPRPCVISARGPAVR is encoded by the coding sequence ATGGCTGAGACGTTCATCGGTCCGGGGGCCATGGATCTGCGCCGGCTGCTGCCGCCAACGACCCTGGTGTTGGTGGCCGAGCACGATGAGTACGGTGTCATCGGGGCGCTGGTTGCGTACCCGCCGGGCGGTGTGATCCAGCAGCTCGTCGAGCATCACCGGCGAACAGGGTTGACCGGTGAGCAGCTGTCCCAGCTGGTCATGGCTGGTGTGATGTGGATCGTGCGGGTCAAGGCGATCGCGGTTGATGAGGCGATGCGCGGTCACGGGATCGGCAGTGCGTTGCTATACCGCTGCCAGCAGATGTACGCCCGTTGCGGCTACATGATTACGTACGGGCAGATGGCCGACAGCCCGGCGCTGGAGCGGTTCTACCGCAACCACAGCTTCGAGGTGCTTGAGCGTGACAGCGCGTTCGACCCGTGGGTGGTTCTCGGGGTGCACACCGAGATCCGACCCAACCCGGGTGAGCGCACGTTCGTCCGATATCAGGAGGCCGGCCCGGACCGACGGCGGCCTAGGCCGTGTGTCATAAGTGCCCGTGGCCCTGCTGTGAGGTGA
- a CDS encoding WD40 repeat domain-containing protein produces the protein MTGSGHRVAHDPGALPLLSHTLSAMYLNSPDRRLTAEGYRQVGGIDGAVAATADRVYNELTREQQDLARCLFLDLVHVTIDAVDTRRRVPVEHLIGGADAIVQQQVLDRFVTQRIITVDTGTVEISHEAVLTAWPQLRGWLDSDRAGHMVGQQLVADAAAWRDHPDPSALYQGSRLAAAQEWIADRRRRVPSATTEFVAASLQYGRRLTRRLQRTIAALAAMLVLVAGLSVFAFVQRGEALALRHAANQQRDQAQSRAIAVRSADLRTKDPTAARQLAVAAYRAAPTVESRSALLDASAMRAATRLRGSDSDGIMYAAAFDPTGRVLAASTETGVRLWSLDGDHPTRLVTLPSGSDAKIYNVAFSHDGRLLAAAGADARIRLWNTAEPAAPVAVDPLTGFDGRVYSLAFTADGALLAAATSGGDVHLFVRDEAGQFIPAGSPLTVSTQAAKSVVFRDPTTLVVGSADGKVTLWNVATPASPVRTATLAGPTKEIGQVAASPNGRLVAAGSADTNAYLWASTGPPAATVLAGVSSWINSVAFSPDNASLAVASSDAESGVRVFDVATGTVTATLPHPVPVTAVKFAPDGKTIVTTANDGYARLWPIAAPTLELPGTVSATRFSPDRRLLAVGSDDTRLYDVADPDHPALLGPGLSNPDSFNSALAFTPDSRTLATGHGRSGTIRLWDVTDPSRPKARGVPITAHNHQIEALNFNPDGRVLATGSRDTFVKLWDTADPARITLLATLTGFTGTVFSVAFSSDGRYLAAANSDKTVRVWDVTDPRKVTPVGGPIAAANHYIYSVAFSPDGRMLASGSADRTVRLWDVTTIDHPVPINPPLRGPTNYVYQVAFSSDGTTLVAAITDATVWMWDVRTRERIATLTLPNDAVYTTDVHPDRHTVVAGGADQRVYLWTTDPERAAVRICETVGDPITAEEWATYIPDRPYAPPCR, from the coding sequence TTGACAGGTTCCGGGCACCGAGTCGCTCACGACCCGGGTGCGCTGCCCCTGCTGTCGCACACCCTCTCCGCGATGTACCTGAACAGCCCCGATCGTCGCCTGACGGCGGAGGGCTATCGGCAAGTCGGCGGAATTGACGGCGCAGTGGCCGCCACCGCCGACCGTGTCTACAACGAGCTGACCAGGGAGCAGCAAGACCTCGCCCGCTGCCTGTTCCTGGACCTGGTCCACGTAACCATCGACGCCGTCGACACCCGCCGCCGTGTACCCGTCGAGCATCTGATCGGCGGTGCCGACGCGATTGTGCAGCAGCAGGTGCTCGACCGGTTCGTCACGCAGCGGATCATCACCGTCGACACCGGCACAGTGGAGATCAGCCACGAAGCTGTGCTGACTGCCTGGCCGCAGCTTCGGGGGTGGCTCGACAGCGACCGGGCCGGCCACATGGTCGGCCAGCAACTGGTCGCCGACGCGGCTGCCTGGCGTGACCACCCGGATCCGTCGGCGCTATATCAGGGTAGCCGGCTCGCCGCCGCCCAGGAGTGGATCGCCGACCGGCGCCGCCGAGTACCAAGCGCCACGACCGAATTCGTCGCAGCGAGCCTGCAATACGGCCGGCGGCTCACCCGCCGCCTGCAGCGCACCATCGCCGCCCTAGCGGCCATGCTGGTGCTGGTGGCAGGGCTGTCGGTGTTCGCCTTCGTCCAGCGCGGAGAAGCCCTCGCTCTCCGCCATGCCGCAAACCAGCAGCGCGACCAGGCCCAGTCACGCGCCATCGCCGTGCGGTCCGCCGATCTGCGGACCAAGGACCCGACGGCCGCCCGGCAATTGGCCGTGGCGGCCTACCGCGCCGCACCAACAGTTGAGTCGCGCTCTGCGCTGCTCGACGCCTCCGCCATGCGTGCGGCAACTCGGCTGCGGGGCAGCGACAGCGACGGCATTATGTACGCGGCCGCGTTCGACCCCACTGGTCGGGTGCTTGCCGCCAGCACCGAAACCGGGGTGAGACTTTGGTCGCTCGATGGTGACCACCCAACCCGCCTTGTCACTCTTCCGTCTGGATCGGATGCCAAGATCTATAACGTGGCGTTCAGCCACGACGGGCGGCTGCTCGCCGCAGCCGGTGCCGACGCTCGGATTCGGCTGTGGAACACTGCCGAACCCGCAGCACCGGTAGCCGTTGACCCGCTTACGGGTTTCGACGGACGGGTCTACTCACTCGCGTTCACCGCTGATGGTGCGCTCCTGGCCGCCGCAACGTCCGGCGGGGACGTACACCTATTCGTCCGTGACGAGGCAGGCCAGTTCATCCCTGCCGGTTCGCCGCTGACGGTCTCGACGCAGGCTGCCAAGTCGGTGGTGTTCCGCGACCCGACCACGCTCGTGGTGGGGTCGGCCGACGGAAAGGTGACCCTCTGGAACGTCGCGACGCCCGCGAGCCCGGTGCGCACCGCGACGCTTGCAGGCCCGACCAAGGAGATCGGCCAGGTCGCGGCCAGCCCCAACGGCCGGTTGGTCGCCGCCGGCAGCGCCGACACGAACGCCTACTTGTGGGCGAGCACCGGCCCGCCCGCAGCCACCGTGCTGGCCGGGGTCAGTAGCTGGATCAACTCGGTCGCCTTTAGCCCCGACAACGCAAGCCTCGCCGTTGCCAGTTCCGACGCCGAATCTGGCGTACGGGTCTTCGACGTGGCCACCGGCACGGTCACCGCCACCCTGCCGCATCCGGTACCGGTGACCGCCGTCAAATTTGCCCCCGACGGCAAGACAATTGTCACCACCGCCAACGACGGCTACGCCCGGCTGTGGCCTATCGCCGCGCCGACGCTGGAACTGCCCGGAACGGTCAGCGCCACTAGGTTCAGCCCTGACCGGCGCCTGCTTGCCGTCGGCAGCGACGACACCCGCCTCTACGACGTCGCCGACCCCGACCACCCGGCCCTGCTCGGTCCTGGTTTATCGAACCCCGACTCCTTCAATTCCGCCCTGGCGTTCACGCCCGACAGTCGCACCCTGGCTACCGGGCATGGCCGGTCGGGCACCATACGGCTGTGGGACGTTACCGACCCGTCCCGGCCCAAGGCACGTGGGGTACCAATCACTGCCCACAACCACCAGATCGAAGCGCTCAACTTCAACCCCGACGGCCGAGTCCTCGCCACCGGCAGCCGCGACACCTTCGTGAAGCTCTGGGACACCGCCGATCCGGCGCGGATCACTCTGCTGGCCACGCTCACCGGCTTCACCGGCACCGTCTTCTCCGTCGCGTTCAGCTCTGACGGGCGCTATCTTGCCGCAGCCAACTCCGACAAGACGGTCCGCGTCTGGGACGTCACCGACCCGCGCAAGGTAACGCCCGTGGGCGGCCCGATCGCCGCCGCCAATCACTACATCTATTCGGTGGCATTCAGCCCTGACGGGCGCATGCTGGCGTCGGGTAGCGCCGACCGGACGGTCCGGCTCTGGGACGTCACCACGATCGACCATCCCGTGCCCATCAATCCGCCGCTGCGAGGCCCGACCAACTATGTGTACCAGGTGGCGTTCAGCAGCGACGGCACCACGCTGGTCGCCGCCATCACCGACGCCACGGTGTGGATGTGGGACGTCCGCACTCGCGAACGCATCGCCACGTTGACCCTGCCCAACGATGCGGTCTACACCACCGACGTCCACCCCGACCGGCACACCGTGGTCGCCGGCGGCGCAGATCAACGCGTCTACTTGTGGACGACCGACCCCGAGCGAGCCGCCGTCCGGATCTGTGAAACCGTCGGCGACCCGATCACCGCAGAGGAGTGGGCCACTTACATCCCCGACCGTCCGTACGCGCCGCCATGCCGGTGA
- a CDS encoding transposase, which translates to MTSRPHESLDPDARPQRRTFTAEFKARILDEYESAPDAAARGAILRRERLYGSHLLDWRKARDAGAAAGLTDRRQSAARAAKKAENAELSRLQRENARLQAELNKTQTALSIMGKAHALLELLSESADAVAMPNSSSPRRRRR; encoded by the coding sequence ATGACGTCGAGGCCCCATGAGAGTCTGGATCCGGACGCCCGGCCCCAGCGGCGGACATTCACCGCGGAGTTCAAGGCGAGGATTCTGGACGAGTACGAGTCGGCGCCGGATGCGGCGGCTCGCGGGGCGATTCTGCGCCGGGAACGGCTGTACGGTTCACACCTTCTCGACTGGCGCAAGGCGCGGGATGCCGGAGCCGCGGCCGGCCTGACGGACCGGCGGCAATCGGCTGCGCGGGCGGCGAAGAAGGCCGAGAACGCTGAACTTTCCCGTCTTCAGCGGGAGAACGCCCGCCTGCAGGCCGAGTTGAACAAGACCCAGACCGCGTTGTCGATCATGGGAAAAGCTCACGCGCTCTTGGAACTGCTCTCCGAGAGCGCGGATGCCGTGGCGATGCCGAACTCGTCCTCGCCGAGGCGCAGGCGGCGCTGA
- a CDS encoding IS3 family transposase: protein MWGIAPACRLTGLSRATLYRRSAPPLVSRPRAPRKPPPSALTEPERRQVLDLLNSPPYVDLAPAQVWARELDEGRWWCSESTMYRILRAAGQTGERRSQATHPARTKPELVADAANQVWSWDITKLRGPVKGVWFHLYTVIDIWSRYVVGHMVAAHEDGQLAEALIADAAARERVNPDQLTVHADRGAAMTSKTVTQLLTDLKIGRSHSRPKTSNDNPYIEASFKTLKYDPTFPERFGSIQHARQHCEAFYSYYNHEHRHSGIGLHTPASVHHGTAGQIREQRQRTLDAAWAAHPERFGRRRPQPPRLPDRAWINKPDNSHPEQAVTSAGAPLPPAQS from the coding sequence TTGTGGGGCATCGCGCCCGCGTGCCGGCTGACCGGCCTGTCGAGGGCGACGCTGTATCGCCGTAGTGCCCCGCCGCTGGTCTCCCGGCCACGGGCGCCGCGTAAGCCGCCGCCGTCCGCGCTGACCGAGCCTGAACGCCGGCAGGTCCTGGACCTGCTCAACAGCCCGCCATACGTGGATCTGGCCCCGGCGCAGGTGTGGGCCCGCGAACTCGACGAGGGCCGCTGGTGGTGCTCGGAGTCCACGATGTACCGGATCCTGCGGGCCGCCGGGCAGACCGGCGAACGCCGCAGCCAGGCCACCCATCCGGCCCGGACCAAACCCGAACTGGTCGCCGACGCCGCGAATCAGGTGTGGTCGTGGGACATCACGAAGCTGCGCGGCCCGGTCAAGGGCGTCTGGTTCCACCTTTACACGGTGATCGACATCTGGTCCCGCTACGTCGTCGGGCACATGGTCGCCGCCCACGAGGACGGCCAACTCGCCGAAGCGCTGATCGCCGACGCCGCCGCCCGCGAACGCGTGAACCCCGATCAGCTGACCGTGCACGCCGACCGCGGCGCCGCGATGACCAGCAAGACCGTCACCCAGCTGCTGACCGATCTCAAAATCGGCCGCAGCCACAGCCGGCCCAAGACCTCCAACGACAACCCGTACATCGAGGCCAGCTTCAAGACACTCAAGTACGACCCCACGTTCCCAGAGCGGTTCGGATCGATCCAGCACGCCCGACAGCACTGCGAAGCGTTCTACAGCTACTACAACCACGAACACCGGCACTCCGGGATCGGCCTGCACACCCCGGCATCGGTCCACCACGGCACCGCCGGACAGATCCGTGAACAGCGGCAACGCACCCTCGACGCCGCCTGGGCCGCACATCCCGAACGGTTCGGACGCCGCCGTCCCCAACCACCCCGGCTACCGGACCGGGCATGGATCAACAAACCCGACAACAGCCACCCGGAACAGGCCGTGACCTCGGCCGGAGCCCCTCTTCCACCAGCACAAAGCTAA
- a CDS encoding RNA polymerase sigma factor produces MDDKTTERAEPPAQHGNWSWTLHRTLYAQTDEATVCDRERIRQEFSAFYEGFMTRLGAWLYLHGWASEADAYDIAQETMRLAFEKWSTIEHPKAWARRTASRLCVQRLAENKMLPLEDNEERIPRKADASGYTASDTLHDFRAALQQLPPRQRQMLLWASEEYEPLPVTLM; encoded by the coding sequence GTGGATGACAAGACCACCGAGCGGGCCGAGCCGCCAGCGCAGCACGGCAACTGGTCCTGGACGCTCCACCGGACGCTATACGCCCAGACAGACGAAGCTACGGTGTGCGATCGAGAACGGATCCGCCAGGAGTTCAGCGCGTTCTACGAGGGGTTTATGACCCGGCTGGGTGCCTGGCTATACCTGCACGGCTGGGCGTCCGAGGCTGACGCCTACGACATCGCGCAGGAGACGATGCGCCTGGCGTTCGAAAAGTGGTCCACGATCGAGCACCCCAAGGCCTGGGCGCGGAGGACCGCCTCGCGGCTGTGCGTTCAGCGACTGGCAGAGAACAAGATGCTCCCACTAGAGGACAACGAGGAGAGGATCCCGCGCAAGGCGGACGCCTCCGGATACACCGCCTCGGACACCCTGCACGACTTCCGGGCAGCTCTGCAGCAACTCCCTCCGCGCCAACGCCAGATGCTGCTGTGGGCATCCGAGGAGTACGAGCCCCTCCCTGTCACGCTGATGTGA